The genome window AAGATGGATGGCGAGGTCCTAGCCACGAGCTCGTTCGAGCGCCCCCATATTCTGGATATCCTACGTATAGCCTTCCAGCGGCTCGGAGACACGATTCCGCTCGACGAGCCCCTCCACTGCTACGTTTCCGGCTTCAACTCGTCGATTGCTCGTTCGAGACGTCCGAGCACCGGGTCCAGTGACCACGTGGCATCGAGCCTGTCGAGACAGTCCCGCTGGACATCCTCGATGAACGGCGGGGTTGAGCGCTGCTGGGCTTCGATACCTCTGATCTTGAACTCGTCGTCGCCGTTGAGTTTTTCCGAAGTACTTCGTCAGTGCGTCAACGTCGCTCTCGCGCTGCGGGACGAACGCAACTCAGTCGTAGTGGGCTTCGTGTTCGAGTCGAATCTCGACGCGTTCCGTGATCCCGTCGCGAGCGTCTCGATGTCTTCGCGCTCATCGTCGTCGACGTCGGGGTCCGGGGTCACCCAGATGGAGTCGACGATGCCGTGGACGACGCGCCAGCCGCCGGCTTCCAGCCGTTGTTTCGCCGTCAGCAGAATTTCGTGAGCGAACGCATTGATTGCCTCGTGGCACTCGATGCGGCCGAACTTCGCGTTGCTGAATCCTTGATAGCCGAAGCAGGCGACGAGGATCCACTTCAGCGCTCCTGACCGTCCCTCGAGTTCAGCTAGGCGGTCCTCGTCGGGTCGTCCCGATCATCTCGGGACGGATGTCCTCGATGCTATCGTTTCCCGGTTCTAGTCCTGGTCTTGCTTTGCCAATTCACGGATCTTCTCTTTCGTTTCTTCCTGATGTTCACCGAACGCCACCTCGAAAATACCCCTATAGAAATGTTTGTTTTTCTCGAGCGTGATGTCTTCTCGCTTTAATTGCTTCTTTAATCGTGTGAATGTAATCTCAATGTTCTCACTCTGTTCCGGTTCAACATATATCGTGGCCGAATCCCAATCCTCTCTGATGTTCAATGGTTCATCGTCTGATTTCTGGGTCGACGGTTTATTCTCCGCAGCGGGGGTGGCACTCTGTTGACCTGATTGCTCTTCGGTTGCTGTTGTCGGGTCACTGTCCCGGCTTTTTGCGTCCGGCATGGCCTCCGTCGGCTCGTCATCGACCGTGGCTTCCTTGTCGTCTGCTTCTTCTGACGGATCCTCAAATCGCTCGTCCATTCCTCGGGGCATCCTTACACCTCCACCTGCGTCTTGTCGAACGCTCGTTCCATTGTCTCAGCAACCTCCAGGAAGAGCTCGCGCTCGACTTGCTGGTCGTTCGCGTCTTCCCACTCGAAAATATCGCAGCCGTTGTCCCACGCGCGCTGTATCGCCACCCGCATTGGGAGTTTGAAAATCGGGGCTAGTGACGCATATGACTCGTCGAATGCATCCAGGAACTTCTGTGACTGACCATCATCTCTATACATATTTGCCAACAGTCCAACGATTGCAATCTCGATCTGTTGATTATCCTCGATGGATTCCAGCTGGTCCCAGAGATCGTCTAGGGCATCTCGTGATGTGGCTTGGGTTTGTGCGGCCAGGAACACGTTCTGCGCCGCGATAAAGGCTGCATCCGTCAGCACCGAGAGATCAGGTGGGCAGTCGATCAAGATAAAATCGTAGTCGTAACCGTCGTCCACTAACTCTTCGAGGGCAACTTTCAACGAGAGACGAGCGCCTGCGTCGTCCATCCAATCTCGGGCAAGCCCCATGTCCTTGTGGCTCGGCACCAGATCGAAATTTAGGTGTTCGTACTCGTCGCTGTGGATCATAATTTCTGAAAGCGTCGTGTCGTCCGTGCGCGGGTTGTCGACGAGGACGTCAAGAAGATTTGCGTCATCGGTAGCGAGCGTATTTGGAAGGTCGTTCTTCGGGCTTGAGGGGTCGTTGTCGTCGCCCGGGCCGAGTCCCAGGCCTTTCGTCATATCGGCCTGTGGATCCATATCAATCGCGAGGACATCGTGATCTCGCGAGGCCAGTGCTGCGGCGCTGTTTATCGTCGCCGTTGTTTTCCCAGTCCCGCCTTTCTGATTGCCGAAGGCGATCGTGGGGATACCAGTCGATGGTGTGACGCCCCAGCCACGGGGTGACTCGGTCATAGTTCGATCATTGATTCACTGATTCATAAATCTACGCCAGACATCGAATCTCGTTCTGGAAATTCTAAAGGTCCGTATTCCGTGGTATAAACCGCTAACAGGCGGTTTTGGTGATGTATTTGGTGGGAATCAAAGAATCACTGATTCATTGACTCAACACATCCTGGAATCCCCGCTTTGCTGGGTCCTCGTGGAATGGAGGTTGCTACTGCAGTTGCTGAATGAGTGACTCTGCGCTTCTCGGAGTGGGGTATTCATTGAATCCCTATTTCTTGGATTCACTGATTCATTGATTCACTGACTCCATGACTCGCCACATCCTATTGGATTCCAAGAATCAAGTACTCCTTAACTCCTTGATTTATGGCTTCAGTCAACTGCTCCACGCACGGTGGCGCGGGGCTTGTCAGTGAACTCGGCCTCTGCCGACAGTTAGTCGGACGGGACGAATCCCCGGTTCGGCGTCACGGTTCCTGACTTCAGGGCGAGTTGACCGTCGCCCGTCCGCCGCGACGACTGTAGGCTCCGACGGATATACCGCCACCTAACATTCTTCGCTCCAACATAGTCCGCATTCGCTGTCGCACCACATTTCTCGCATTCGAATTCCGCTTGCCTGGCACGGTTCCCTTCGCTCGTGTGTCCACACTCGGGACACCGCCGACTCGTGTTCTCCGGATCAACGTACTCCACACAGATGCCTTCTGCATCGGCCTTGTACTCCACGAGGTCAACGAGTTGTCGGTGCGCCCACTGGTGGAACTCCTTCACCGGGGGCGCACGTTCCCGAATATGCCGCAGGTTCTCGAACGCGATGTACGCGCAGCTGTGTTCCAACGCTTCTTCGATGATGTCGTTGGCCACGCGGTGCAGCACATCCCGAACGTAGCGGGACTCCCTGCCGCTCATCTGCTGGATGGTACGGTGTGCGGACTGCGTGCCGGTCTGTTGGAGGTTGCCGCGAATCCGCTCGAACTCCCGGTGTCGATGTCCAAGTTCTCTGCCGGACGCGAAATAGGCCGTCGAGGTCGTGGCGATATTGACGATGCCGAGGTCGACGCTGTGAACTGTCTTGTCCTCGTCGTCGCCCTGTTTTTCGACCTGTTTCTCGGGCTTCGGTTTGCGAAAGCCGAGATGTAGGTAGTAGTCGCCATCACGCCGAGAGAGCGTGGATTCGGTGAGTTCCCAGTCCTCGTTGTTGAGGTACTGGTGTTGGTAGCCACCTTCGTCGTCCGGCAACGTGAGATCGCACCGAATACGGTCGTCGACCGTGGAAAGTGAGACTGTTCCGTCGTCAAATAGTGTCATCGTCCGAGTGTCGTATTTCACAGGCGGTACGAGGCGGATGTCCCGACCCTTGAGGTCGGGGAGGAAGCCGACACTCGATGAAACTA of Halolamina sp. CBA1230 contains these proteins:
- a CDS encoding ParA family protein; translated protein: MTESPRGWGVTPSTGIPTIAFGNQKGGTGKTTATINSAAALASRDHDVLAIDMDPQADMTKGLGLGPGDDNDPSSPKNDLPNTLATDDANLLDVLVDNPRTDDTTLSEIMIHSDEYEHLNFDLVPSHKDMGLARDWMDDAGARLSLKVALEELVDDGYDYDFILIDCPPDLSVLTDAAFIAAQNVFLAAQTQATSRDALDDLWDQLESIEDNQQIEIAIVGLLANMYRDDGQSQKFLDAFDESYASLAPIFKLPMRVAIQRAWDNGCDIFEWEDANDQQVERELFLEVAETMERAFDKTQVEV